One Pogoniulus pusillus isolate bPogPus1 chromosome 22, bPogPus1.pri, whole genome shotgun sequence DNA segment encodes these proteins:
- the LOC135185412 gene encoding neuropeptide Y receptor type 6-like: MDKGIQHPSEILSNQTLSNISYSQFLNFDTCQLSFLEEFLLITAYTLVAVVGLFGNLCLMVIIKRRKEAQNVTNVLIANLSLSDVLICVMCIPVTIAYTLMDYWIFGEAMCKISSFTQSICVTASIFSLVLIAIERYQLIVNPRGWKPNISHAYWGILFIWGFSLVISIPFLLFHQLTDEPFKQLSSHSDFYKNKVACIEAWPSVTARLTFTTALLLLQYCFPLGFIFICYLKIFVCLRRRHCKIDRMRENESRLGENKRINMILISIVVTFAACWLPLNIFNVVFDWNYEALMSCNHNLAFTICHLVAMISTCINPIFYGYLNRNFQKDLVVLVHRCRCSASQEEYENIALSNLQTDASKASLKLTNPPVDI, encoded by the coding sequence ATGGACAAAGGCATTCAGCATCCCAGTGAGATTCTCTCTAATCAAACTCTCTCTAACATTAGCTACTCACAGTTTCTGAACTTTGACACATGCCAGCTGTCCTTCCTTGAAGAATTCCTGCTCATCACAGCCTACACACTAGTTGCAGTAGTGGGGCTTTTTGGGAATCTGTGCCTGATGGTTATCATAAAGAGACGGAAAGAAGCTCAAAACGTCACCAACGTTTTGATTGCCAACCTCTCTTTGTCAGATGTCTTGATCTGTGTCATGTGCATCCCTGTCACCATTGCATACACCCTAATGGACTACTGGATATTTGGGGAAGCCATGTGTAAAATCTCTTCTTTCACACAAAGCATCTGTGTCACGGCCTCCATCTTCTCCCTTGTGCTGATTGCCATTGAGAGATACCAGTTAATTGTGAACCCACGTGGCTGGAAGCCTAATATTTCCCACGCTTACTGGGGAATCCTTTTCATCTGGGGCTTCTCCCTCGTCATCTCCATTCCTTTTTTGCTGTTTCACCAGTTAACTGATGAACCCTTCAAACAGCTGTCTTCCCATAGTGATTTCTACAAGAACAAGGTGGCTTGCATCGAAGCGTGGCCATCTGTCACAGCGCGACTGACTTTtaccactgccctgctgcttctccagtaCTGCTTCCCACTGGGCTTTATTTTTATCTGCTATCTCAAGATCTTTGTATGTCTTCGAAGGAGACACTGTAAAAtagacaggatgagggagaatgAGAGCAGACTGGGCGAAAACAAAAGGATTAATATGATACTGATATCCATTGTTGTGACTTTTGCAGCTTGTTGGTTGCCTCTCAACATATTCAATGTTGTTTTTGACTGGAACTACGAAGCACTCATGAGCTGTAATCACAACCTAGCATTTACAATATGCCACCTCGTGGCCATGATCTCTACATGTATCAATCCTATCTTTTATGGATACCTTAACAGGAATTTCCAGAAGGATTTGGTGGTATTAGTTCACCGCTGCAGATGCTCAGCATCACAAGAGGAATACGAAAACATTGCCCTTTCAAATCTGCAAACTGATGCATCTAAGGCATCTCTGAAATTAACTAATCCCCCTGTGGATATCTAA